Proteins co-encoded in one Rhopalosiphum maidis isolate BTI-1 chromosome 2, ASM367621v3, whole genome shotgun sequence genomic window:
- the LOC113552058 gene encoding nuclear receptor-binding protein: protein MPASGRGLDPTAAAVAAATAVAIKKISLESGDDSEEESEILEESPCGRWLKRREVVEQRDVPGIDCAYLAMDTEEGVEVVWNEVQFSERKNYKAQEDKIRQVFESLTQLQHPNIVNFHRYWTDTHNDKPRVIFITEYMSSGSLKQFLKRTKRNVKKISLTAWKRWCTQILSALSYLHSCSPPIIHGNLTCDTIFIQHNGLVKIGSVAPDTIHVHIKTCRENMKNMHFIAPECGNFVTPAIDIYAFGMCALEMATLEIQGNGDSGTLVTQDHINRTIESLDDPLQKDLIYQCLTADFEKRPTARTLLFHPVLFEVHALKLLAAHALVKTEHFADRLSDEVYPQEKVIADIVHPDDETRSVQFKMSDVPDSNKLEKFVEDVRFGIYPLTAYALEAGPVRLTTYQPQSPTGSMDQSIPSDRSSSGPIDVEVRRIVNTMCNIKPRDDAQNDFMMTILLRMDDKMNRQLTCSITDADTALSLSQELVHFGFINESDKDKIYVIIEETLSEGPRYKEDDDQSSIPVEVESSPPLQKRSSAPATPSSSSRPSVIRSPVKRDGS from the exons GTGGAGCAACGAGATGTTCCCGGAATCGATTGCGCGTACTTGGCCATGGACACTGAAGAGGGCGTGGAGGTGGTGTGGAACGAGGTGCAGTTCTCGGAGCGCAAAAACTACAAGGCCCAAGAAGACAAGATCCGACAAGTGTTTGAAAGTCTCACACAACTCCAGCATCCCAACATCGTGAACTTCCATCGGTACTGGACGGACACGCACAACGACAAACCACGC GTCATATTCATCACAGAATACATGTCTTCTGGCTCGTTGAAACAGTTCCTAAAACGTACCAAACGCAACGTGAAGAAGATTTCACTGACCGCGTGGAAACGATGGTGCACGCAAATCCTATCGGCCCTAAG TTACTTGCATTCATGTTCACCGCCCATCATCCATGGGAATCTGACCTGTGACACGATATTTATCCAACACAATGGACTCGTGAAAATAGGATCAG ttgCTCCGGACACCATTCATGTGCACATCAAGACTTGCCGGGAAAACATGAAAAACATGCATTTTATTGCACCTGAATGTGGAA ATTTTGTGACACCCGCCATCGATATTTACGCGTTTGGAATGTGTGCGTTAGAAATGGCCACGCTGGAGATACAAGGCAACGGCGACAGTGGTACGCTCGTTACGCAAGACCACATCAACCGCACGATCGAGTCGCTAGACGATCCATTGCAAAAGGACCTGATCTACCAGTGTCTAACGGCTGATTTTGAGAAACGTCCGACGGCGCGAACGTTACTCTTTCACCCCGTACTGTTTGAGGTGCACGCGTTGAAATTACTCGCGGCGCACGCTCTGGTCAAGACTG AACATTTTGCCGACAGACTGTCTGATGAGGTATATCCTCAAGAAAAAGTAATTGCTGACATTGTGCACCCCGACGATGAAACTCGATCGGTCCAGTTTAAAATGTCTGATGTCCCAGATAGCAACAAGCTTGAAAAGTTCGTCGAAGACGTCAG attTGGCATTTACCCGTTGACTGCTTACGCCCTGGAAGCGGGACCTGTACGGCTTACTACGTACCAGCCTCAGAGTCCGACCGGTTCCATGGATCAGTCTATCCCATCGGATAGGAGTAGTTCTGGGCCGATCGACGTCGAAGTCAGACGTATCGTCAACACGATGTGCAACATCAAACCACGAGACGATGCTCAAAATGACTTTATG ATGACAATTCTACTGCGGATGGATGACAAAATGAATCGTCAACTAACGTGTTCCATAACAGACGCGGACACTGCGTTGTCTCTCTCCCAAGAATTAGTGCACTTCGGCTTCATCAACGAG TCGGACAAAGACAAGATATACGTAATCATCGAAGAGACACTTTCCGAGGGTCCTCGTTACAAGGAAGACGACGATCAATCGTCAATTCCCGTGGAAGTCGAATCATCGCCACCGTTGCAGAAACGATCGTCAGCACCTGCCactccgtcgtcgtcgtccagGCCCAGCGTCATACGGTCGCCAGTAAAACGCGACGGCAGTTAA